The window CCCTTCTTATTTCCTCTATTGCTTGAGACACCTGATTTGATGAGGCGCTTGTTTCCTCAATGGCTGCTGCCAGCCCTTGTGCTATTCCGCTCGTTTTATCTGCTTGTGCTCTTATCTCTCTTACCGTTTTGGCAAAGGATTCTATCATGGAATTAAACTCCTCTGCAATTCTTTCGAACTCCTCTCCACCTTTTGCTATCACGCGATGTGATAGATCCTTCGTTTTAGAGAGATAATCTACCGTTTGAAGAAGGGCATCGAGCGGTTTGGCGAAGAAGATCCTTAAGAATATGTAGAAACCTGCTATTAGGATAGCTACTGCGATTGCAAAAACCAGAATGGTTTGGTTTCTCGACTGGGCGAGAATCGCTTCAACATCATCGATATAGAATCCCGTACCTATAATCCATCCCCATGGCTTAAATAGCTTAACATAGGAAAGCTTTGGAACAGGTACATCGCTTCCCGGCTTGGGCCACATGTAATTTACGAATCCTCCACCGCGTTCTTTGCAGAGTTTAACAAACTCTCTGAAAAAGTATTTACCTGTGGGATCCTTTAAATTGCTTAGATCCTTTCCGTTGAGCTCTGGCTTTATGGGATGCATCACCATCTTGTAGTTAAGATCGTTAATCCAGAAGTAACCACTTTTTCCGTATCTTAGAGCGCTTACGCACGCTTTTGCTTTTTCCTTTGCTTCACTCTCGCTTATCTTTCCAGCTTCAGCCTCACTATAATATTTCTGCACGAGAGAAAGAACTGTTTCAACGAGATCCTGTGCCTTTTTCTTTCTATCCTCGATCAGGTTAGAGTTGAGAAAATTATGGGTTTCATAAACGGATAGGATGCCAACTAAAGCTATAAAGATAGCACCTAACATAATAATGCGAAATCTCACGCTTTTCAATATAAATAGCACCTCCTAATCGAAATTGCTGAAAGCTGGCAGAGGTATTCTACCATGCCTGATTCACTATTGCAATAATTTCTCTATGATAGCTTTACAAAATGCTGGTAGATCTTTTGGGGTGCGTGATGTAATGATGTTTTCATCTACGACTACTTCTTTATCAAGATAACTTGCTCCTGCATTAATGAGGTCATCCTTGATAGCAAAGAAGGATGTAGCTTTTTTTCCTTTTAGCAATCCGGCGGAGATGAGCATCCAAGGACCATGGCATATGGCGGCTACTACTTTTCCGCTTTCTCCCATTTTCTTAACGAACTCGATGAGCTTGGCATCTCTTCTCATTCTATCAGGAGAATATCCTCCGGGAATTATAATTGCATCGAATTCTTCAGGATTTGCTTCAGCGCTGGTTAGATCAGCCTCGGCGGGAAGGCCGTGCTTTCCTTTATAGGTTTTCTTAGCGGGGCCTATAAGCTTTACTTCTGCGCCCTCTTCTCTCATTCTTAATGTGGGATACCATAGCTCAAGATCTTCGAAAAGATCCTCAACGAGTATACCTATCCTTTTGCCAGAAAGCCTTTCCACCTTTCTTCACCCCCTTCTTGTGAAAATTGTCTAATATATTCTATCATAACTTTTTCGCTTTCTATCTTGAGGCGATTCTTAGATAGTGATATTATTATATAGCTGGAGGTGATGTCTCATGAGGAAGGTATTACTGCTTGTTCTCCTTATGGTTTTTTCTCTATCGGCTGGTTTGGCATGGGCAGCTTATCCCTCCAAGCCGATAACTGTGATCGTTGCCTTTAAAGCCGGCGGTGGGACCGATACGATGGCACGTTTAGTTGCTAAGTTTGCCGAGAAGTATCTGGGACAGCCGATAGTCGTTATTAATAAGCCTGGTGCGGGAGGACAGATAGGATTTGAGGCCTTAGCGAGGGCCAGAAAAGACGGATATACCATAGGCTGTATCAATACACCGCACCTTCTCGGGCATATAGTTGCTGGGAGGGCTCACTATAAGCTTTCCGATTTCTGGCCCATAGCTAATGGTGTTACCGATCCAGGAGTACTTGTGGTTCGCTCTGATAGTCCCGTTAAGACGCTCGAGGACTTTATTGCTCTTGCTAAAAAGAAAAAGGGCGAACTCTCAGTGGCCACTACCGGTCCCGGCGGGGATGATTTTATAGCTATGATGCTTTTCTCAGAAGCGGCTGGCATAAAGCTTAAAGAGGTTCCCTGCAGCGGTTCATCTGAGCAGAAGGCTGTTTTAATGGGAGGGCATGTGGATGCTGCCTTTATGAACGTTTCTCAGGTATGGAGTCAGGTTCAGGCGGGTAAGCTTCGCTGGATAGCGGTGATGACCAAGAAGAGGCTTCCTTATCTTCCTGATCTTCCAACCTTTTGGGAGAAGGGATATAAGGTGATTTCCGACTCCTCAAGGGGGTTTGCTGCCCCGGCTGGTATACCGAAGGAAGCATATAAGAAGCTTGTTGGTGTTTTCTATAAAGTATTTCATGATAAGGAGTTCATAGCTGCAGCGAAGAAATCCCGTCTTCTTCTCAACTATATGGGTCCTGAGCAGTATAAGAAGTATTTGGAAGAACAGCTTAAAGCTGTGAAGAAGGTGTATGATAAGCACCCATGGTAAAAAATAGGGTGGATTTTTTCTTCGCCCTGGCTGGCTTGGTGCTGGCCGGGGCGGTTTTATATTATGCTTCTACTTTCCCCGAAAGGGCACTTCCAGCGGCAAGATATGTCAGGTTCATAGGGGGAAGTATTTTAGGGTTTTCAGTAGCGCTCCTGCTTTTTTCCTTGAGCAGAGAAGCATCGGTGAAAGTAGTATGGATACCATATCCACGGAGATTTTTAATCACCCTGCTTTGTGGAATAGTTTATATATATCTTTTA of the Synergistota bacterium genome contains:
- a CDS encoding type 1 glutamine amidotransferase; translation: MERLSGKRIGILVEDLFEDLELWYPTLRMREEGAEVKLIGPAKKTYKGKHGLPAEADLTSAEANPEEFDAIIIPGGYSPDRMRRDAKLIEFVKKMGESGKVVAAICHGPWMLISAGLLKGKKATSFFAIKDDLINAGASYLDKEVVVDENIITSRTPKDLPAFCKAIIEKLLQ
- a CDS encoding tripartite tricarboxylate transporter substrate binding protein, producing the protein MRKVLLLVLLMVFSLSAGLAWAAYPSKPITVIVAFKAGGGTDTMARLVAKFAEKYLGQPIVVINKPGAGGQIGFEALARARKDGYTIGCINTPHLLGHIVAGRAHYKLSDFWPIANGVTDPGVLVVRSDSPVKTLEDFIALAKKKKGELSVATTGPGGDDFIAMMLFSEAAGIKLKEVPCSGSSEQKAVLMGGHVDAAFMNVSQVWSQVQAGKLRWIAVMTKKRLPYLPDLPTFWEKGYKVISDSSRGFAAPAGIPKEAYKKLVGVFYKVFHDKEFIAAAKKSRLLLNYMGPEQYKKYLEEQLKAVKKVYDKHPW
- a CDS encoding cache domain-containing protein — translated: MKSVRFRIIMLGAIFIALVGILSVYETHNFLNSNLIEDRKKKAQDLVETVLSLVQKYYSEAEAGKISESEAKEKAKACVSALRYGKSGYFWINDLNYKMVMHPIKPELNGKDLSNLKDPTGKYFFREFVKLCKERGGGFVNYMWPKPGSDVPVPKLSYVKLFKPWGWIIGTGFYIDDVEAILAQSRNQTILVFAIAVAILIAGFYIFLRIFFAKPLDALLQTVDYLSKTKDLSHRVIAKGGEEFERIAEEFNSMIESFAKTVREIRAQADKTSGIAQGLAAAIEETSASSNQVSQAIEEIRRETEGIAASIEELNAGIEEVASGAQTVADQASSVAEQADEMRKAANQGREAMLKVVEAINSVANVAERTTNVMRDLEGASSEIGEIINTITSIAEQTNLLALNAAIEAARAGEAGRGFAVVADEVRKLAEETASAAKKIGDIIGRIQNMTKLAAEAVKEAHDSVRSSVSIVETVEGEIEKIVKAVEETSQRIKDISSAIESQSASTQQMAAGVDTLAKSVTNVNEMIREIDENTKEQTKAIEEVANTAEELAVIATKLQEVISIFKLSQEAEPKEIIEA
- a CDS encoding tripartite tricarboxylate transporter TctB family protein, whose product is MVKNRVDFFFALAGLVLAGAVLYYASTFPERALPAARYVRFIGGSILGFSVALLLFSLSREASVKVVWIPYPRRFLITLLCGIVYIYLLGKLGFFSASFLFFLSLTFLLKVERKGVAIVFGLILLLLIYLVFVRFLTVPVPKGILG